The genomic region CGCGCCAGTGCGTCGTCGGCCTCGTCGCGACCACTGCCGGACCCGACCTCGTCGAGAAGGGCCTCATGCTTGGCACCGCCCTCGCGCCCGCCATCGGCTACGACAAGGCCGCCGCCATCGCCAAGACCGCCGCCGCCGATGACCGCACCATCCGGGAGGTCGCCCGAGAGCAGTCCGGCCTCTCCGACGAGGAGCTCGACGTCCTCCTCAAGCCCGATGAAATGACCGAACCCGGCCTCGGCAAGAGCGCGGGCGGCGGTGGGTAACCCCGTGACGTCCTTGTCGGGCAATGGTCGGCGTAGCGCATGATCCGCGCCCTCATCTTTGACTTCGACGGCCTCATCGTCGATACGGAAACCCCAGCCCTGCAGAGCTGGCAGGAGATCTTCAGCGAGCATGGCCAGGAGCTGACCATGGACTGGTGGGCTCAGTTCGTCGGGCGCGGCGAGTCCGCTAGTACCGCCGTATACCTCGAACAGCTTGTCGGCCGCACCCTGGACGCCGAGGCCCTGACCGCCCGGCGACGGGCACGTCACGTCGAAATGGTAGAGGCGCAGCCCATCCTGCCCGGCATCGAGGACCGCATCGCCGACGCCCAGCGCCTGGGCCTCAAGCTCGGCGTCGCTAGCAGCTCCCCGCGAACGTGGGTCACCGGCCACCTTGAGCGCATCGGCCTCCTCCCGCACTTCCACGCCATCCGCTGCCGCGACGATTCCGACGTGTTGGTCGGCAAACCGGACCCCACCGTCTACCTCGCCGCCCTCCGCGCGCTGGACGTCGCCCCCAACGAGGCCATCGCGTTCGAGGACTCCCCCAGGGGCGTCGAGGCCGCCGCGAGGGCCGGCATCTTCACCATCGCCGTCCCCAACGGCATCACCCGCCGCATGGGCGACGCCGCCGCCGACCTCGAGTTGGCTTCAATGGCCGACATGTCGCTTGAGGAGATGATTCAAGCGGCAGAGCAAGCGCACGGTGCGCCGGGGTGAGGCCGGATGTAGAGCGTTTACGGCTGACCGCATCCCGGAGAATCCCCTGGAATGTGCTACGATAGCACTGGAGGTGCCCGATGATTGCGAAACTCCACGTCTGCACGATTGACGGCGGTTTGGCCGTCCGCATCCCGGAAGACGTCGCCGAGCAAATGGGCCTGTGCGACGGCGCAGCAATCGAAATTGAAACGACGGACGACGGCTCCACCTTGCGCAGGGACCTTCCCAACATTGCGGAACTGGTGAACAAGATCACCCCGGAGAACAACCACCCAGAGGTCGATTGGGGTCCCGCCCGGGGCGCTGAAGCGTGGTAGGGCAATCTCCGGCGCCCGGCTACGTGCCGGAACGCGGCGACATCGTATGGCTTGGCTTCACTCCGCAGGCTGGGCACGAACAGGCCGGACACCGCCCCGCCTTCATTCTCAGCCCCTCTTCCTGCAACGGCAGGATAGGCTTGGCCTTGTGCAGTCCTGTCAACTCTCAGATTAAGGGCTATCCTTTTGAAGTTTTGCTCCCGGACGGCGTCCCGGTCACGGGGAGCAGTGCTGGCGGATCAGGTAAGAAGTCTGGACTGGCGAGCAAGGGGCGCTCGGTTTGCTGCACGTGCAAGTCCGCAGATGTCCGCAGCCGTCGTGGCCTTGGCCCTCACCCTCTTGGAATGACCCTGTGCAGCCGTGGACGCCACCAAATCGGAATTGGTAATCCATGTCCCGAAACGTAGCTGAAAACAGTTGCGAGAACCCGCATTTTCAAGAATCCGCTTGACACAAGCCCCATTCATGGATAGAGTGATAAGACGAAAGCGTTTCGGGCTGCCTCAGCGCCGAAACCCAATTGGAGGGTTTAGCTATGCCAAGTAAGCGGTCGCGTTCTACCACACAGGTCATTCCCCTACCCAACATGCCTATGCCGCAAGCAGGCCCCGCGTCGATCTGCGCCATTGGTGTCGGTGGCGGGGGCTCCAACGCCATCATGCGCATGATGCGCGCCCGGCCCGTTCCCGGCGTCACCTACGCCTGCGTCAACACAGACATCAAGGCCCTGGGCCAGGTCGAGGGGGCGCACGTCATCCACATCGGCGAGAACCTCACCCGAGGCCTCGGCGCCGGCGGTGACCCTGAGATGGGCGCCATGGCCGCCAGCGAGTCCAAGCAGTCGCTCAAGAACGTCGTTGCCGGCGCGGACCTCGTCTTCCTCGCCATCGGCATGGGCGGCGGCACGGGCACCGGCGCCGCCCCCGTCGTCGCCGAGATCGCCCGGCAGTCCGGCGCCCTCGTCGTCGCCGTCGCCACCACGCCCTTTAGCTTTGAGGGCGCGCGGCGCCTCGAGACCGCCCACTCCGGCATCACGCAACTCAAGCCCTACGTGGACAACCTCATCGTCATCCACAACGAGCGTCTTCTCAGCCTCTTCCACGGCGATACGTCCATGGACGACGCCCTCCGCATGGCCGACGACGCCGTCATGCTCGGCGTCCTCTCCGTCGCCGAGCTGGTCAACCTCCCCGGCGAGATCAACGTCGACCTCGCGGACGTGAAGGCAATCATGAAGGTCCCCGGACGCGCCATGATGGCCATCGGCGAGGGCCACGGCAAGGGCGGGCCCCTGCAGGCCGCCAAGCAGGCCGTCAACAACCCGCTCCTGGACCTCTCGCTGGAGGGCGCGAAGGGTGTGCTCTTCAACGTCACCGGCGGCCCGTCCATGACCCTGGGTGATGTCAACGAGGCCGGCGCCTACATCGCCTCCCAGGTCGACCACCGTGCCATGATCTTCTTCGGCATGGTCAACGGCGAACCCGGCAGCGACGTCGCCCGCGTGACGCTCATCGCCACCGGCATCTCGGACGACGAGGAGATGACGCGCTTCACCTCTGACCCCTCGTCCTTCAGCGGCCGCTACCTCAACAACACCCGCGAGCAGTCGACGGACCTTGACCTGCCCCCGTTCCTCCGCCGCACCATCATCCGCTAGCTTCTACAAGCTCATGGTGAGGGAAGGGCCCGCCGTTCGCGGCGGGCCCTTCTAATTCCTGCGGACACAAGCAGTGTCAACCGCTTAATCGCTACCCCGCCGACGACTCCACGATGGGCTGCGCCAGGATCCACAGGCTCACCATCGTGTACGCCACCATCAGCGCAAGCATCGGGTACTGGCTGCGCAGCGCGTGACGCCGCTCCGGGATCTCCCGCAGCGCCGTCACGTGCGCGAGGTACACTGCCGCCACGTGCCCCACGACGATCGCCGCCACCGACAGCAGCCACACCGTTCTCGCTCCGATGATGCCGATGTCTATCTCGTATCCTGCGGTGCCGAAGATGTCCCACCCCAGACCAAACGGGTCCGAGGCCAGCGGGATGACGTTCTGCCCCTGGATGAGCAGGAACGAGAAGAAATGCGCCAGGTGGTAGGCCAGTGCGATGGGGATTAGGGGCAACACAAAGAATTTCGCCGCCTCCGCGGAAAGCAGCCGGTAGCCGCTGGCTGCGGACATGAGCCCGGCAAACGTCATGTAGACCGCGATGACCGTTGTGAAGAACCCCAGCAGCCCTATGGTGCCCACGGTATTGGCGTCCCGGAACACGTCGAACAGCGCGTTGAACAGCCGCCCCCACGCAGGCGTCGCGGAGAACCCGTCAAAGCTCACCGTGGACAGCAGCAGCAACACGAACACCATAACGGACGTCGAGCGCCCCTCGCCCCGCAGCAACCCCACCACGTACGGCCGCACGTTCAG from Chloroflexota bacterium harbors:
- a CDS encoding HAD-IA family hydrolase, which codes for MIRALIFDFDGLIVDTETPALQSWQEIFSEHGQELTMDWWAQFVGRGESASTAVYLEQLVGRTLDAEALTARRRARHVEMVEAQPILPGIEDRIADAQRLGLKLGVASSSPRTWVTGHLERIGLLPHFHAIRCRDDSDVLVGKPDPTVYLAALRALDVAPNEAIAFEDSPRGVEAAARAGIFTIAVPNGITRRMGDAAADLELASMADMSLEEMIQAAEQAHGAPG
- a CDS encoding AbrB/MazE/SpoVT family DNA-binding domain-containing protein; this translates as MIAKLHVCTIDGGLAVRIPEDVAEQMGLCDGAAIEIETTDDGSTLRRDLPNIAELVNKITPENNHPEVDWGPARGAEAW
- the ftsZ gene encoding cell division protein FtsZ, with translation MPMPQAGPASICAIGVGGGGSNAIMRMMRARPVPGVTYACVNTDIKALGQVEGAHVIHIGENLTRGLGAGGDPEMGAMAASESKQSLKNVVAGADLVFLAIGMGGGTGTGAAPVVAEIARQSGALVVAVATTPFSFEGARRLETAHSGITQLKPYVDNLIVIHNERLLSLFHGDTSMDDALRMADDAVMLGVLSVAELVNLPGEINVDLADVKAIMKVPGRAMMAIGEGHGKGGPLQAAKQAVNNPLLDLSLEGAKGVLFNVTGGPSMTLGDVNEAGAYIASQVDHRAMIFFGMVNGEPGSDVARVTLIATGISDDEEMTRFTSDPSSFSGRYLNNTREQSTDLDLPPFLRRTIIR